Proteins encoded within one genomic window of Natator depressus isolate rNatDep1 chromosome 1, rNatDep2.hap1, whole genome shotgun sequence:
- the LOC141988855 gene encoding heat shock 70 kDa protein 12A-like yields the protein MSKASKSLFIVAIDFGTSYSGYCFSLATRTDHHFVLFAQYRAQRDPGGTIDITVHEIQENQSLKELHKASGGGWGGDTVDENFKEFLKEIFQDGVWEEYTQNHAAECHKMMYDFGLQKCSSNREEVYMRCYHNLTKGAEHKQKDISLFFDDIEGALWCDGTIMITYEKMKSFFAYSLRQTIGALQEILNKPEMAKVQYIILVGGFASSIILRDEIYQTFRKYHILCPQESQAAIMKGAILFGHNPQIVALRISALTYGVKISEAFDIAVHDIQKKRVSKADNYVYCTDLFQKLVGTGDLVEVDEVASFTFTPTEPDQTSVIFSFYCTEKEDAKYIDEEGLKMLGSCTVPTPNTELGKNRQLRLDIKFGLTEFKATGTDVTSGESRTVMIDFLTV from the exons ATGAGCAAGGCAAGCAAGTCCTTGTTCATTGTTGCCATTGATTTTGGCACATCTTACAGTGGCTACTGCTTTTCTCTTGCGACACGCACGGAtcatcattttgttctgtttgcacagtACCGAGCACAAAGggaccctg GTGGTACCATAGACATCACAGTACATGAAATCCAAGAGAACCAGTCCCTGAAAGAATTACATAAGGCatcaggaggaggatggggaggcGATACAGTGGATGAAAACTTCAAAGAGTTCCTGAAGGAGATCTTCCAAGATGGAGTATGGGAGGAATATACACAGAATCACGCAGCAGAATGCCATAAAATGATGTACGACTTTGGCCTTCAGAAATGCTCTTCCAACAGAGAAGAGGTCTACATGCGTTGCTACCACAACCTAACAAAAGGGGCAGAACACAAGCAAAAAGACATCTCCCTCTTCTTTGATGATATAGAGGGAGCTCTGTGGTGCGATGGGACTATCATGATTACATATGAAAAAATGAAGAGCTTTTTTGCCTACAGTCTCAGACAAACCATTGGTGCCTTGCAGGAAATCCTCAACAAGCCTGAGATGGCCAAAGTCCAATATATTATACTGGTTGGgggctttgcttccagcattatCCTGAGGGACGAGATCTATCAGACCTTTAGGAAGTACCATATCCTGTGTCCACAGGAATCTCAGGCAGCTATTATGAAGGGAGCCATTTTATTTGGGCACAATCCACAAATTGTTGCCTTGAGAATCAGCGCTCTGACATATGGAGTAAAGATATCTGAGGCATTTGATATTGCTGTCCATGATATACAGAAAAAGAGAGTCTCAAAAGCTGATAATTATGTATATTGCACAGATCTCTTCCAGAAGTTGGTGGGAACTGGGGATTTGGTTGAGGTAGATGAGGTTGCCAGTTTTACTTTCACTCCCACAGAACCAGATCAGACAAGTGTGATTTTTAGTTTCTATTGCACAGAAAAGGAGGATGCGAAATACATAGATGAGGAAGGGCTGAAGATGCTCGGCTCCTGTACTGTGCCAACACCAAACACAGAGCTGGGGAAAAACCGCCAACTGAGACTGGATATTAAATTTGGGCTAACGGAATTTAAAGCCACAGGTACTGATGTTACGTCTGGTGAAAGTCGGACGGTTATGATAGATTTTTTAACAGTGTAA